From the genome of Ignavibacteriales bacterium, one region includes:
- a CDS encoding T9SS type A sorting domain-containing protein, with amino-acid sequence MNRFLTLLTVLLLLSLTYIQAQTFPRTAEITDPSMLERGFGAIVAGVDFDGDGLPEIYACNTNMIDDPYEVIPRLYKFEWNTTTSTWDSVWATVAPVELQNTWPALTYGDLDKDNKMELYWGPVNNIGTDLNPARVLVYEYPGDGSDGMGVSDGFGGFEPNAKTSLVSTPSFNLRPVKFVVADPDNDGTDELIFVDRAATWHIGIISVDDIPDNGGGFETWTTEFSGEGIPELAGTPYDLVVVDNIIAVINSDGTTALLKYEGGNWVTTPIQSGVMENNSSFKGSVQVKFSDNSTGVYVGSWLSGKVYLVDKAQGADTLVSYEVADFSSYAVRLNGAGAGDLDNDGNPDMVFGARYMAGNTVKVPIFRLEYQGGDKTLPSSYTSSIIDSAYWDNNGDMDVIVVANLDGDAADEVLYTQGYSRGNPTDAPMPIILLDLQTTPVSVEQETDVVPTQFYVDQNYPNPFNPSTQIKFGITEAANIDLRIYDALGREVAVLISNQFMGAGSYNVKFDASNLASGTYVYRMTAGANTVSRKMQLLK; translated from the coding sequence ATGAACCGATTTCTTACATTATTAACAGTTCTATTATTATTATCACTTACATACATACAAGCTCAAACATTTCCTCGCACTGCTGAAATAACTGATCCTTCAATGCTCGAAAGAGGTTTTGGAGCAATTGTAGCAGGAGTTGATTTTGATGGCGATGGATTACCGGAAATTTATGCTTGCAATACAAATATGATTGATGACCCTTATGAGGTAATACCAAGACTTTACAAGTTTGAATGGAATACAACAACATCTACTTGGGATTCTGTTTGGGCAACTGTTGCTCCGGTAGAACTTCAAAATACTTGGCCTGCGTTAACGTATGGCGATTTAGATAAAGATAACAAAATGGAATTATATTGGGGTCCAGTCAACAACATTGGGACTGATTTAAATCCAGCAAGAGTATTGGTTTATGAATATCCTGGTGATGGAAGTGACGGTATGGGTGTCTCTGATGGTTTTGGTGGATTCGAACCAAATGCAAAAACTTCTTTGGTTTCGACCCCCAGTTTCAATTTAAGACCAGTAAAATTTGTTGTTGCTGATCCTGACAATGATGGTACTGATGAATTAATCTTTGTAGATAGAGCTGCAACCTGGCATATTGGAATAATATCGGTTGACGATATTCCTGATAATGGTGGTGGCTTTGAAACCTGGACAACGGAGTTTTCAGGAGAAGGTATACCTGAATTAGCTGGGACTCCATACGACTTAGTCGTTGTAGATAATATTATTGCAGTAATTAATAGTGATGGTACTACTGCGCTTTTGAAATATGAAGGAGGAAATTGGGTTACTACGCCAATCCAGAGTGGTGTTATGGAAAATAATTCTTCATTCAAAGGATCTGTTCAAGTCAAATTTTCGGATAACAGTACTGGAGTATATGTTGGCAGTTGGTTAAGTGGTAAAGTTTATTTAGTTGATAAAGCTCAGGGAGCTGATACATTGGTTTCATATGAGGTTGCAGATTTTTCATCTTATGCAGTAAGATTAAATGGCGCTGGCGCTGGCGATTTAGATAATGATGGAAATCCGGATATGGTATTTGGGGCACGATATATGGCCGGAAATACGGTTAAAGTTCCAATTTTTAGATTAGAATATCAGGGTGGAGACAAAACACTTCCTTCTAGTTATACCTCCTCTATAATTGATTCTGCATATTGGGATAATAACGGTGATATGGACGTTATTGTTGTTGCTAATCTTGATGGAGATGCTGCGGATGAAGTTTTATATACTCAAGGATATTCCAGAGGCAACCCAACGGATGCTCCTATGCCAATTATTCTTCTTGATTTACAAACAACCCCAGTTTCTGTTGAACAAGAAACTGATGTAGTTCCAACTCAATTTTATGTTGATCAGAATTATCCAAACCCATTCAATCCATCAACTCAAATTAAGTTTGGAATTACTGAAGCAGCCAATATTGATTTAAGAATTTATGATGCTCTCGGAAGAGAAGTTGCAGTTCTTATCAGTAATCAATTTATGGGTGCTGGTTCTTACAATGTTAAATTTGATGCATCAAATCTTGCAAGCGGAACTTACGTTTACCGTATGACTGCAGGCGCAAACACAGTTTCTAGAAAGATGCAGTTACTTAAATAG
- the murQ gene encoding N-acetylmuramic acid 6-phosphate etherase: MSSSQDSKTLFEEISKLPTEQRNPRSMEIDAKSTAEIIKIINDEDKLVPYAVEQELPYIEQAVDIIVKALKNGGRLLYFGAGTSGRLGVVDASECPPTFGTPYGMIEGYIAGGKEAMFRAQEGAEDKEENGAIEVMEANVTAKDVVCGIAASRRTPYVIGAVKKAKELGAKTLYVTTNPRKDFDIEEVDVAICPYVGPEVVMGSTRMKSGTAQKLVLNMLTTAAMIRLGKVYENMMIDLQMTNKKLVERSKKIVMTITGLSYDEATIALDNAKGHVKTALVMIKANVTFDEATKRLEAADGFVRKAIVK, translated from the coding sequence ATGAGCTCATCTCAAGACTCCAAAACTCTTTTCGAAGAGATAAGCAAACTTCCCACAGAACAGCGCAACCCACGCTCTATGGAAATTGACGCAAAATCAACTGCTGAAATTATAAAAATTATTAATGATGAAGATAAATTAGTTCCTTATGCAGTTGAACAAGAATTGCCTTACATAGAGCAAGCTGTCGATATAATTGTTAAAGCTCTTAAAAATGGCGGAAGACTTTTATACTTTGGTGCTGGTACAAGCGGAAGATTAGGTGTTGTTGATGCTTCTGAATGCCCGCCAACCTTTGGAACGCCTTATGGAATGATTGAAGGTTATATCGCCGGTGGAAAAGAAGCAATGTTCCGTGCGCAGGAAGGTGCCGAGGACAAAGAAGAAAACGGTGCAATAGAAGTTATGGAGGCTAATGTTACCGCAAAAGATGTTGTTTGTGGAATTGCCGCTAGCCGTAGAACTCCATACGTAATTGGGGCAGTAAAAAAAGCAAAAGAACTAGGTGCTAAAACACTTTACGTTACTACAAACCCGAGAAAAGATTTTGATATTGAAGAAGTTGATGTTGCAATTTGTCCTTACGTTGGACCCGAAGTAGTAATGGGCTCTACAAGAATGAAAAGTGGAACTGCGCAAAAATTAGTTTTAAATATGCTTACAACTGCTGCTATGATAAGACTTGGTAAAGTTTATGAAAACATGATGATTGATTTGCAGATGACAAATAAAAAACTTGTCGAAAGATCAAAAAAAATTGTGATGACTATTACAGGACTTAGTTATGATGAGGCTACTATTGCTCTTGATAACGCAAAAGGACATGTTAAGACAGCACTTGTAATGATTAAAGCAAACGTAACTTTTGATGAGGCAACTAAACGTTTAGAAGCGGCTGATGGCTTTGTACGAAAAGCGATCGTAAAATAA
- a CDS encoding PIG-L family deacetylase has product MISKVEQYYLEQSQKQLIYKPAEKIPVIQVANFPELGKMTALRFIEWIQQNTNGVVSLPTGKTPEHFIKWVAYFLKNWDKDDVVSALKKVDLDSGNKPDISKLRFVQIDEFYPIDSHQHNSFYYYIQKYYFSNWGLDIKKALLMNINEIPTSNNLSLSEIFPDEVIDLTLRTRWASTTQERYQKQTIELVDQFCTDYEKKIREMGGIGFFLGGIGPDGHIGFNVMGSDHYSTTRLIQTNYETQAAAASDLDGIEVAKKRLVITIGLDTITYNEDATAIIIAAGEAKGNIVRDSIQTAITNKYPATVLQRLPNARFYLTNGAAFRLLQRRYDDVIKEEEISRASIERAVVNLCLEKNKSLIDLTVEDYNSNQITKLILDRTNKTPLEIGTEIHGSIIERFDRGMLPVSNQTVLHTGPHHDDIPLGYLPYINHLVRDSSNHHHFVTMTSGFTAVTNSYMLGLLEDLKFYLGHPDFTSRFTQRYFDPEFKEGKDRDIHLYLDGLAEHSRTIRKEAVSRRLLRNMVEIYEEDNITYLEDRVDELINYFQTQYPGKKDIPHVQKLKGMMREWEEELVWAFFGFNTSSVSHMRLGFYQGDIFTENPEMDRDVIPILNLLKKIKPTIVTVALDPEGSGPDTHYKVLQATAEALKLYEKETGINNIKVWGYRNVWYRFHPAEANIFIPVSLNSMAIMENTFLNSYGSQRAASFPSWEYDGPFSRLAQRIQVEQYQTIRLCLGKDFFLKHNHPRVQAAYGMVYLKELTQTEFYALSSELRKLTENY; this is encoded by the coding sequence ATGATATCTAAAGTTGAACAGTATTACCTCGAACAATCACAAAAACAATTAATTTACAAACCAGCTGAAAAAATTCCTGTAATCCAGGTTGCAAATTTTCCTGAACTGGGGAAAATGACAGCTTTAAGATTTATAGAATGGATACAGCAAAATACAAATGGAGTTGTTTCCTTACCAACAGGTAAAACTCCTGAGCATTTTATAAAATGGGTTGCGTATTTTTTAAAAAATTGGGACAAGGATGATGTTGTTAGTGCATTAAAAAAGGTTGATCTTGATTCCGGAAATAAACCAGATATTTCTAAACTTCGATTTGTTCAGATTGATGAATTTTATCCAATTGATTCTCATCAGCATAATAGCTTTTATTATTACATTCAAAAGTATTATTTCAGTAATTGGGGATTAGATATAAAAAAAGCTTTGTTGATGAATATTAATGAAATACCAACATCAAATAATTTATCTCTTTCAGAAATTTTTCCTGATGAAGTAATCGATTTAACATTGCGTACACGCTGGGCATCAACAACTCAAGAGAGGTATCAAAAGCAAACAATAGAACTTGTCGATCAATTTTGTACAGATTACGAAAAGAAAATTAGAGAAATGGGTGGTATAGGATTTTTCCTTGGCGGAATTGGACCGGATGGGCATATTGGTTTTAATGTTATGGGCAGCGATCATTATTCAACTACAAGATTAATACAAACCAACTATGAAACACAGGCTGCAGCAGCAAGTGATCTTGACGGTATTGAAGTTGCTAAGAAGAGATTGGTAATTACCATCGGGCTTGATACCATAACTTACAATGAAGACGCGACTGCAATCATAATTGCCGCAGGAGAAGCGAAGGGAAATATTGTTAGAGATTCGATTCAAACAGCAATAACCAATAAATATCCAGCAACAGTATTGCAAAGATTACCCAACGCTAGATTTTATTTAACAAACGGCGCTGCTTTTAGATTGCTTCAAAGAAGATATGATGATGTTATAAAGGAAGAAGAAATTTCAAGAGCTTCGATTGAAAGAGCGGTTGTAAATCTTTGCTTAGAAAAAAATAAATCTTTGATTGATCTAACAGTTGAAGATTACAACTCTAATCAGATTACAAAACTTATTTTGGACAGGACAAATAAAACCCCGTTAGAAATTGGAACTGAAATTCATGGTTCGATCATTGAAAGATTTGATCGTGGAATGTTACCGGTCTCAAATCAAACTGTACTTCATACAGGGCCGCATCACGATGATATTCCGCTTGGATATTTACCATATATAAATCATTTAGTTAGAGATTCAAGTAATCATCATCACTTTGTAACGATGACAAGCGGATTCACCGCAGTTACAAATTCTTATATGCTTGGATTACTCGAAGATTTGAAATTTTATTTGGGACATCCTGATTTTACTTCACGTTTTACTCAGCGTTATTTTGATCCGGAATTTAAAGAAGGAAAAGATCGTGATATTCATTTATATCTTGATGGTTTAGCTGAGCACAGTAGAACAATCCGTAAAGAAGCTGTTTCCCGTAGATTGCTAAGAAACATGGTTGAAATTTATGAAGAGGATAACATTACCTATCTTGAAGATAGGGTTGATGAATTAATCAATTATTTTCAAACCCAATATCCCGGTAAAAAAGACATTCCCCATGTACAAAAATTAAAAGGAATGATGCGGGAATGGGAAGAAGAACTCGTTTGGGCGTTTTTTGGATTTAACACAAGTTCCGTTTCGCATATGCGCCTTGGATTTTACCAGGGTGATATTTTTACAGAAAACCCAGAAATGGATAGAGATGTAATTCCTATTTTAAATTTACTCAAGAAAATTAAACCAACAATTGTTACTGTTGCTTTGGATCCTGAAGGAAGCGGACCTGATACGCACTATAAAGTTTTACAAGCAACTGCCGAAGCATTAAAGCTTTATGAAAAAGAAACAGGAATCAACAACATAAAAGTTTGGGGATATCGAAATGTTTGGTATCGCTTCCACCCTGCTGAAGCAAATATTTTTATTCCTGTCAGCCTAAACTCAATGGCGATAATGGAAAATACTTTCTTAAACAGTTATGGATCACAACGTGCAGCAAGTTTTCCAAGCTGGGAATACGATGGGCCATTTTCACGTCTTGCACAACGTATTCAGGTTGAACAATATCAGACCATAAGATTATGTTTAGGTAAAGATTTTTTCTTAAAGCACAATCATCCAAGAGTACAAGCAGCTTACGGAATGGTTTATCTTAAAGAACTTACTCAAACTGAATTTTATGCTCTTTCATCTGAACTAAGAAAATTAACTGAGAATTATTAA